TCGGCGGATCCGGGACGTAAAGGATGCCCATCGCCATCTGGGCCGCCCACATCGTCCACTCCGGGACCGGAGAGAAGAAGATCTCCAACCCGTAGAGCAGGAGGAGTCCCGATGCGAGTACCGCTTCTCTTCCCCTCGGGAGGATATCCCTGATCCGCTTCATGGCGGCCACCTCCTTCCCTTTTGACAGTTAGATGACCTGGAGGGAGGAGAACGTTTGTGAAAGGTCGAACAAGCCGGAATATATTTTCGGGGGAGATCCCCCTGATACGATATTGATGTACATCAATGCAATGGCATTCCTCCCAAGGGATGATGGCGCCATGAGACCCAACCGGTCGCATTCGGCACAACCCGAGAAGGAGGACGACATGAGGAGATGGACGGGAATCGGCGGCGTGGCGGCGTTGGTCATGATCCTGGGGATGGCGACGGCCGGGAGTGCCCTGGCGCATTGCGACACGCTGGACGGGCCGGTGGTCATCCTGGCGAGGCAGGCGTTGGACAAGGGGGACGTGAAGCTCATCCTGCCATGGGTGGCGGCAGGCCAGGAGGGGGAGATCCGGAAGGCGTTCGACCTGACGATGGCGGTCCGGGGAAAGGGAGAGAAGGAGAAGGAACTGGCAGACATGTACTTCTTCGAGACGCTCGTCCGGATCCATCGGGAGGGAGAGGGGGCCCCGTATACCGGCCTGAAGCCGGCCGGGCTCGATCTGGGGCCGGCCATCCCCGCTGCGGACAAGGCGCTGGAATCCGGCGATCCCGGCCCGCTTCTGAATCTGGTCAACGGGAAGATCCACGAAGGGGTCCACAAGTATTACATGGAAGCGAAGGAGAAGAAGGCGCACGCGGGAGAGAGCGTGGAGGCGGGTCGCGCCTACGTCCAGGCTTACGTGCCGTACCTGCACTTCGTGGAGCGGCTCTATCTCGATGCGAGCGTGCCGGTCGCGCACGGAGCGGAAGAGGGAACACATGATGTGCGCGCGAAACCGGGATCATCGGCGGAGCACAAGCACTGAATCCTGCGAACCGGATGACGGAGGGATGTAGAGGGTATTGCCGCGATCCGGGGGATTGCGCGATTCCGCAGTCCCCCGGGGAGTCTTCCGTGACGGCGTTACGCCGCCCGGAGGTACCTCACGCTCTCCACAGGCGCCTCGCTCACGTCCGTGAACGGGGATTCCGCCCAGAAGATCTTTTTCCCGCTCGCCTCCTCCTCGGCCATGTGGCCGAGCAGTACCACGCTCACCACGGATGCGAGCAGCGCGATCCCGCCCAGGTACGCGAAGACGGAACCGATGAACTCCGTTGCCAGTGCGATTCCTTCCATGATGGTCACCCCCTTCCTTTCTGACCGTAAGATAACAGGAGGGCAGGGGGACGTTTGTGAAAGGTCGAACAAAGCCGATATATTTTTCCGGGCGGCGATAAAATGGATACACCTTTCGCTTTACAGGAGGACCGATGCGTCGGGACCATGACCTCTTCGAGCCGGACTCCCGGTAACCTGGAGTCCGGGCGATGACCCTGCCGGCGCCCCTGGAATCCCTCCTCGATGCGGTCCGCGGGATCGATGTTCCCCTGCCCCCCGAGCTGGCGACGCTCTACGGTCCCCTCCGGTTTCCCGCGCGGGAAGGACGTCCGTACGTCATCGGCAACTTCGTCACCACGATGGACGGCGTCGCATCCCTCTCCATCCCGGGTTTGGAGGGAGGGGGCCCGATCAGCGGGTCCAACCCGCACGACCGGATGGTCATGGGGCTGTTGCGATCCGTCGCGGATGCCGTGATCGTCGGGGCCGGGACGCTTCGCTCCGTCCCGAACCACCTCTGGACCGCGGATCACATCTTCCCTGCGCTGTCGGAACCGTACCGGCGGCTGCGGATCACATTGGGGAAAGAGGCCTCACCGCTGAACGTCATCGTGACCGCGCGCGGCGAGCTCGATCTGGGTCTTCCCGTCTTCCGGTCCGGGGCGGTGAAAGTGCTGGTCGTGACGAACCCGGAGGGGGCGCGCCGGATCCGAGGGCGAGAAATTCCACCCTCCGTCGTCATCGAGGAAGCGGGGGAGGGTGGTGCGATCGGCGCGCGGGCGATTCTTTCCGCGGTCGGCCGTATCATTCCCGGTGAAATCCTCCTTGTCGAGGGCGGACCACGGTTGATGGGAGATTTCTTCGCCGAAAAATGCCTGGATGAGTTTTTTTTGACGCTATCTCCCCAGGTCGCCGGGAGAGACGGGTCCGTCGACCGTCCCGGGTTCGTCGCGGGGAAGCGGTTTGCCCCGGAGCACCCCCTGTGGGGGACGCTTGTCGGGGTGAAACGAGCCGGAAGCCACCTGTTTTTACGATATTCGTTTGCGACGGGGGAGTGATCCCGGCCTCTCAGGGGAGGAGAAGCCGGGGCTAGGAGCGGCCGAACTCCTCGAGTCGAGGCTTGTTGACGACGAGGAAGCGGTCCTGGCGCTTCACGAGCCCCATGCGGCGGAACCGGATCATCTGGGTCGTGACCGTCTCCCGGGTGGTCCCGATCAGGTTCGCCAGGTCTTCGTGCGTCAGGCGCAAGGGGATCACGGTCCCCTTGGGGGTCTCCTTGCCGTGCTCTTCGCAGAGGCGGAGCAGGACCTTCGTGAGGCGATGGTAGGACCAGGTGTGCCCGAAATCCCCGAACCCCCTCTCCACCTTCGCCAGCCGCTTCGAGAGCAGCCGGATGAAATTCTTCGATATGGTGGGGATGGAGGCCAGCAACTCCACCAGGGTCCCCTTTGAGAGGACGGTGACCAGGGCGTCCGTGCCGGCGACGGCGGTGAAGGCCCGCCGCTCCTCGGAGAGGAGGAGTTCCCCGAAGATCGCGCCCTCCTTGAGGATGTGAACGATCGTTTCCGTCCCTTTCTCCGAGAGGGAGAGAATTCTCACCCTTCCGTCCTTGACGATGCAGAGCGCGTTGGATGGGTCGCCCTTGGAGAAAATCGTGGCGCCCTTCTTGTACCGCCGCTCGGTGCACAGGCGCGCGACCCTCTGCGCCTCGGTTTCGGAAATTCCCTGGAACAGCTCGACGGCCGTGTTATAGGAAAGCGGCATATTCCCACCTTACAACCGCCCCCGGCGTAAAACAACACGTCCCCACCCGATATCCCCGGAGCGCACATGGACTGCCGGGCGCCTTCGGTTCACGACGATGCGGCGCCCACGGCCGTTGTGAAAGGTTTCACGGAAAACGGCCGGCCGGGGTTTTAGGCTGAAGCCGTGGGAAGGGGCGTTGAAGCCGGTCGGTCTTTTCAACCGATGAGGGCAGGGCACTGCCGGGATGAGGAGGTAAGGCGATGGAAGCGACGTACGGCGCGGGCGAGAAAACGATGAGCCGGTGGTGGCGGGTCGCCGGAGCCTTGCTGATGAACCTGCCGTTGGGGGCTCTCTACGCGTGGAGCATCTTCGTGCTTCCGCTGGAGAAGGAGTTCGGGTGGACGCGCACGCAGACGTCCTGGGT
The DNA window shown above is from bacterium and carries:
- a CDS encoding dihydrofolate reductase family protein is translated as MTLPAPLESLLDAVRGIDVPLPPELATLYGPLRFPAREGRPYVIGNFVTTMDGVASLSIPGLEGGGPISGSNPHDRMVMGLLRSVADAVIVGAGTLRSVPNHLWTADHIFPALSEPYRRLRITLGKEASPLNVIVTARGELDLGLPVFRSGAVKVLVVTNPEGARRIRGREIPPSVVIEEAGEGGAIGARAILSAVGRIIPGEILLVEGGPRLMGDFFAEKCLDEFFLTLSPQVAGRDGSVDRPGFVAGKRFAPEHPLWGTLVGVKRAGSHLFLRYSFATGE
- a CDS encoding Crp/Fnr family transcriptional regulator — protein: MPLSYNTAVELFQGISETEAQRVARLCTERRYKKGATIFSKGDPSNALCIVKDGRVRILSLSEKGTETIVHILKEGAIFGELLLSEERRAFTAVAGTDALVTVLSKGTLVELLASIPTISKNFIRLLSKRLAKVERGFGDFGHTWSYHRLTKVLLRLCEEHGKETPKGTVIPLRLTHEDLANLIGTTRETVTTQMIRFRRMGLVKRQDRFLVVNKPRLEEFGRS
- a CDS encoding DUF6448 family protein, giving the protein MRRWTGIGGVAALVMILGMATAGSALAHCDTLDGPVVILARQALDKGDVKLILPWVAAGQEGEIRKAFDLTMAVRGKGEKEKELADMYFFETLVRIHREGEGAPYTGLKPAGLDLGPAIPAADKALESGDPGPLLNLVNGKIHEGVHKYYMEAKEKKAHAGESVEAGRAYVQAYVPYLHFVERLYLDASVPVAHGAEEGTHDVRAKPGSSAEHKH